The DNA segment TCGCGCGGACCGAGAGGACGGGGATGAAGATCCAGGGTGCAATCCCCAGTACCCCCTCAGGGGTGCTGGGGATATTTTTTGCTGCGGGGGACCGATGGTGGAGCTGGAGGCGGCTGAAGGCATGACGGAGAAGGGTTGCTTTTTCTCTCACCGGAGCTGTGAGCACTTTCCCTGCCACGGCATCGAGGCGGACCGCTTCAACTGTCTCTTCTGCTACTGTCCCCTCTACGGCGCCGACTGCCCGGGCACCCCGCGCTATCTCCAGGCGAACGGGGTTTCCCTCAAGGACTGCTCCCGGTGTGCGTTTCCCCACCGTAAGGAGAACTACTACGCCGTGCTGGAGCAACTCAGGGCCATGAGCCGGCGGGCGAGGGCGAAGAAATGGGAAAAGTAGTCCTTGTCCTGGGCGGGGCCAGAAGCGGAAAGAGCGCCTTTGCCCTGCGGGAGGCATCGGCCGCCTCCGGTGCAAGGAAGGCCTATGTGGCCACGGCCCGGCCCGAAGACGAGGAGATGAGGGAGCGCATCGAGCGGCACCGGAGAGAGCGGGGAGAGGACTGGTGGACGGTGGAGGAGCCCGTTGCCCTGCCCTCTGCCCTCGTCGCTCTCGCGGAGGAAGGCTTTGGGACGATTGTCCTTGACTGCCTCACCCTGTGGCTTTCGAACCTCCTGGCCCGGGGCGAGGACGTGCGGGTGAGGACGGAGGAGCTTCTCTCGGCACTGGAGCAGGCGCGCTCGGGGGCCTCCCTCTTTATCGTATCCAACGAGGTGGGCACGGGAATCGTGCCGGAGGGTGCGCTGGCCCGCCGGTTCAGGGATGACGCGGGGTGGCTGAACCAGCAGGTCGCCGCCCGGGCGGACGAGGCCTACCTTGTCGTGGCCGGGCTCACGGTGAAGCTCAAGGAATAAAACAGAGAGAGGGAGGAAGAGATGCTCGAGGAGACGCTGCGGCACATCACGCCGCTTGAGGAGGCACAATTCGCTCTGGCCCAACGCAGGCTGGACAACCTGACCAAGCCCCGGGGCAGCCTGGGAAGGCTCGAGGAGTTCGCCGCCCGCCTGGTGGCCGTCGCCGGAAGGGAGATGCCCGCCCTGTCCAAGAAGATAGTCTTCGTTTTCGCCGGGGACCACGGGGTGACCGAGGAAGGGGTCTCGGCCTATCCCCGGGAGGTCACACGCCAGATGGTGCTCAATTTCCTCCGGGGCGGGGCGGGGATAAACGCCTTGGCCCGGCACGCCGGGGCCGACGTGGCCGTCGTGGACGTGGGCGTGGACCATGATTTCTCAGGCACCGAAGGCCTCATCGTGAGAAACGTCCTCCGGGGCACCAGGAACATGGCCCGGGGGCCGGCCATGAGCCGCAAGGAGGCGGTGGCCTCCGTCGAGGTGGGCATATCGCTGGCCTCGGAGTACGCGGGCAAGGGCTACGGCATCATGGGCACGGGGGAGATGGGCATCGGAAACACCACGCCCTCGGCTGCCATCGCCGCGCTTCTCGCGGGACGTTCCGTCCGAGAGGTGACCGGGCGGGGCACGGGCATAGACGACGACACCCTCAACGGCAAGGTGGCAGTCATAGAGCGGGCCATCAGGGTGAACGACCCCGACCCCTCGGACGCCCTGGACGTCCTGGCCAAGGTGGGCGGGGCGGAGATAGGGGCCATAGCGGGCCTTTGCCTCGGGGCAGCCGCCCGCCGCGCACCCGTGGTGGTGGACGGCTTCATCTCCACGGCGGGGGCCCTCATCGCCCAGGCCCTCTGCCCCGCGGTGACAGAGTACCTCTTTGCGGCGCACCGCTCCGCCGAGGCGGGCCATCGGGCCATGCTCGAGCGGCTGGGCTTGGAGCCCATCCTGGAGCTGGACATGCGCCTCGGGGAGGGGACGGGGGCCGCCCTGGCCATGCTCCTCATAGAGGGCGGGCTCAAGGCCTACAGGGAAATGGCGACCTTCGGGGAGGCGGACGTGAGCACGGCGGAGGAGCCCTCACGGGAGGCGGCCGGAAAGGAGGAGGGGCCCTGAAAAGCTTTCTTCTGGCCCTGCAATTTCTGACCGTGGTCCCCATCACCGTGAAAGGGGAGGTCACCGAGGCCCACATGGCCCGGAGCGTGCTGGCCTATCCCCTGGTGGGGCTTCTCCAGGGGGCGGCGGCAGCTTTGGGGTACGCCCTTCTGGAGCGTCTGTTTCCTCCCTCCGTGGCGGTGGCCCTCGCCGTTTTGCTCCTGTCGGCCGTCTCCGGCGGCTTTCACCTGGACGGGCTCGCGGACACCTTCGACGCCCTGGCCTCCAAGGGGGACCGGGAGAGGAAGCTCGCCATCATGCGGGAGGGCTCCGTGGGGGCCATAGGGGCCGCGGCGGTCGTCTTTTCCCTGGGTATCAAGTACCTGGCCCTGAGAAGCCTGGCCGACCTGGGGCCTGCGGCCTTCTACGGGGCCCTCGTCTTCATGCCCATGCTCTCCAAGTGGTCCATGGTGGCGGGCATGTACCACGGTGCCCCGGCCAGGAAGGACGGCTTGGGAAGGCTGTATATCGAATCCACGGGGGCGGGAAGGTTCTTCTCCGTAACCGCCATGGCCCTTGCATTCATGTCCCTTGGGGCTCTTCTTGCCGGAAGGCCGCCTCTTTTTGTTCTTTTCAACCTTCCGGTCCTCCTGGCCCTTTATCTCCTGGCGGCCTTTCTCCGCCGGTTTTTCCGAAGCCGCCTGGGCGGCCTTACCGGCGACACCCTGGGGGCCCAGGGCGAGATAACCGAAAGCGTTTTTCTCCTGGCGGTGCTTGGATGGTCGAGACTCTATACCTCATAAGGCACGGGGAGACGGAGGGCATGGTCCCCAAAAGGTACAAAGGAACCCTGGACGTCCCCCTTTCGGTGAGAGGGGTTGGGCAGGCCCAGGCGCTTGCCCGGCACATGAGGGCGCGTCTTGCCCGGGGGAAAAGCCTGGCGGCGGTGTACTGTTCGGACCTCTCCCGGGCGGTAAAGACGGCCGAGCCCCTTGCCGGGGCCTTCGGCCTTGAGCCCCGCATCTTGCCTTCCCTCAGGGAGAGGAATTTCGGCCGGTGGGAGGGGTTGACCTTCGACGAGATACGGGACCGCTTTCCCGGGGAGTTCGAGGCCTGGATGCGGGACCCCCTGGAGCACAGCCCGGTGGGCGGGGAGAGCACCCGCGAGACCCGGGAAAGGGCGCTTCAGGGGTGGCGCGAAGTGCAGGCACTGCATCGGGGAGGTGCCGTGGCCGTGGTCTCCCACGGCGGGGTGAACCGGGTGCTCCTCTGCGAGTTCCTGGGCGTGCCCCTTGCGAACATCTTCCGCCTGGAGCAGGACGCGGGCTGCCTGAACGTCGTCCGGTTTTACGAGGGCTACCCGGTCCTGAAGCTCTTGAACGGAAACGTCACCGAGGGGATTGGCGAGGCCTCAGGGGTAGCCGGAGATGGTGTTTGAAACTAAGATGGGGAATGGGACGCACGCGATGAAAGCCCTTTATCCGATGACGGAGAGGATGGGACATGGCTAAGGCCCTCATGGTGCAGGGCACCTGCTCCGGCGCGGGAAAGAGCCTTCTGGTGGCGGGCCTCTGCCGCATCTTTGCCGACCGGGGGGTGCGGGTGGCTCCCTTCAAGTCGCAGAACATGGCCTTGAACTCCTTCGTCACCGAGAGCGGGGCCGAGATAGGCAGGGCCCAGGCCCTTCAGGCCGAGGCCGCCCGCCTCACGCCCACGGCGGACATGAACCCCATACTGCTGAAGGCCTCGGGCTCGAAAGGCTGCCAGGTCATCGTCGCGGGCAGGGTGCACGACACCATGAGCGCCCGGGCCTATTACGCCTTCAGGGACGAGGCCTGGCGGGCCGTCACGGAGGCCTACGAGCGCCTCTGCCGGGAGCACGACCTCATCCTCATCGAGGGCGCCGGCAGCCCCGCCGAGATAAACCTGGCCCGGGAGGAAATCGTCAACATGCGGATGGCCCGCCACGCCCGGAGCCCGGTGCTCCTGGTGGGGGACATCGACCGCGGAGGGGTCTTCGCCTCCTTCATGGGGACGGTGGCCCTCCTGGACGGGGACGCCGGGCGCATCAGGGGCTTCGTGGTCAACAAGTTCCGGGGCGACGGGGAGATACTCAGGCCGGGCCTGGACCTCATCCGCGAGAAGACCGGCATACCGGTGGTGGGCGTGGTGCCCCACGTAACGGACGTGGGGCTTGACGAGGAGGACGGGCTCTCCTTCTCGGGCCACATCCCCCGGGGGGACGGCGAGAGCCTCCGCGTGGTGGTGGTACGGCTTCCATATATCTCCAATTTCACCGATTTCGAGCCCTTCCGGCACGAGCCGGACGTGGAGCTTCTGTTTACGCGGAACCGGACGGACCTCCTGAACGCCGACCTCCTCATCGTCCCGGGCTCCAAGAACACGGTGAAGGACCTCCTCTGGCTGAGGGAGACCGGCCTGGCCGAAAGCATAAAGAGGGCCGCCGCGCGGAGAGCGATGGTGGTGGGCATCTGCGGCGGCTACCAGATGCTTGGCCGGACCATCAGGGACCCCCTGGGCGTGGAAAGCGAGGTCGGGGAGGCGCGGGGCGTGGGTCTCCTGGACGTGGAGACGGAAATCCAGCCCGAGAAGGTCACGGCCCAGTGCGAGGGGCACTCGAACCTCTTCGGCTCCGCCTGTGCGGTCCGGGGGTACGAGATTCACATGGGGAAGAGCACGGGAGAGGTGGGCCTCTTTACCCTCAGGCGTCTCTCCGACGGGCGGAGCTTTCCCGACGGCTCCCAAAAGGGCAGCGCCTGGGGGACCTATCTGCACGGCATCTTCGATGGCGACCAATTCAGGGCCGCCATGCTTGACGTGCTCAGGCGGGAAAAGGGGCTTCCTCCGCGGGAGCCCGTCGCTTTCCGGGAGGTCAGGG comes from the Nitrospirota bacterium genome and includes:
- a CDS encoding cysteine-rich small domain-containing protein; translation: MVELEAAEGMTEKGCFFSHRSCEHFPCHGIEADRFNCLFCYCPLYGADCPGTPRYLQANGVSLKDCSRCAFPHRKENYYAVLEQLRAMSRRARAKKWEK
- the cobU gene encoding bifunctional adenosylcobinamide kinase/adenosylcobinamide-phosphate guanylyltransferase; protein product: MGKVVLVLGGARSGKSAFALREASAASGARKAYVATARPEDEEMRERIERHRRERGEDWWTVEEPVALPSALVALAEEGFGTIVLDCLTLWLSNLLARGEDVRVRTEELLSALEQARSGASLFIVSNEVGTGIVPEGALARRFRDDAGWLNQQVAARADEAYLVVAGLTVKLKE
- the cobT gene encoding nicotinate-nucleotide--dimethylbenzimidazole phosphoribosyltransferase → MLEETLRHITPLEEAQFALAQRRLDNLTKPRGSLGRLEEFAARLVAVAGREMPALSKKIVFVFAGDHGVTEEGVSAYPREVTRQMVLNFLRGGAGINALARHAGADVAVVDVGVDHDFSGTEGLIVRNVLRGTRNMARGPAMSRKEAVASVEVGISLASEYAGKGYGIMGTGEMGIGNTTPSAAIAALLAGRSVREVTGRGTGIDDDTLNGKVAVIERAIRVNDPDPSDALDVLAKVGGAEIGAIAGLCLGAAARRAPVVVDGFISTAGALIAQALCPAVTEYLFAAHRSAEAGHRAMLERLGLEPILELDMRLGEGTGAALAMLLIEGGLKAYREMATFGEADVSTAEEPSREAAGKEEGP
- the cobS gene encoding adenosylcobinamide-GDP ribazoletransferase — protein: MTVVPITVKGEVTEAHMARSVLAYPLVGLLQGAAAALGYALLERLFPPSVAVALAVLLLSAVSGGFHLDGLADTFDALASKGDRERKLAIMREGSVGAIGAAAVVFSLGIKYLALRSLADLGPAAFYGALVFMPMLSKWSMVAGMYHGAPARKDGLGRLYIESTGAGRFFSVTAMALAFMSLGALLAGRPPLFVLFNLPVLLALYLLAAFLRRFFRSRLGGLTGDTLGAQGEITESVFLLAVLGWSRLYTS
- a CDS encoding histidine phosphatase family protein, translated to MVETLYLIRHGETEGMVPKRYKGTLDVPLSVRGVGQAQALARHMRARLARGKSLAAVYCSDLSRAVKTAEPLAGAFGLEPRILPSLRERNFGRWEGLTFDEIRDRFPGEFEAWMRDPLEHSPVGGESTRETRERALQGWREVQALHRGGAVAVVSHGGVNRVLLCEFLGVPLANIFRLEQDAGCLNVVRFYEGYPVLKLLNGNVTEGIGEASGVAGDGV
- a CDS encoding cobyric acid synthase, translating into MAKALMVQGTCSGAGKSLLVAGLCRIFADRGVRVAPFKSQNMALNSFVTESGAEIGRAQALQAEAARLTPTADMNPILLKASGSKGCQVIVAGRVHDTMSARAYYAFRDEAWRAVTEAYERLCREHDLILIEGAGSPAEINLAREEIVNMRMARHARSPVLLVGDIDRGGVFASFMGTVALLDGDAGRIRGFVVNKFRGDGEILRPGLDLIREKTGIPVVGVVPHVTDVGLDEEDGLSFSGHIPRGDGESLRVVVVRLPYISNFTDFEPFRHEPDVELLFTRNRTDLLNADLLIVPGSKNTVKDLLWLRETGLAESIKRAAARRAMVVGICGGYQMLGRTIRDPLGVESEVGEARGVGLLDVETEIQPEKVTAQCEGHSNLFGSACAVRGYEIHMGKSTGEVGLFTLRRLSDGRSFPDGSQKGSAWGTYLHGIFDGDQFRAAMLDVLRREKGLPPREPVAFREVRERNMQRWARRLEESLDMDFIGGLL